From Chloroflexota bacterium, one genomic window encodes:
- a CDS encoding peptidase S10 yields the protein MTNENNNNQSQNTQPQDELSITQHSVTIDGRELHYTATTGKLILKAEVDEPKDDDKPQDIEQPKAAVFFTAYTLDADESVGEADHRRARPLTFAFNGGPGSSSVWLHLGLLGPRRVQMGEEGHMLQPPFDLIDNAYSLLDQTDLVFIDPVTTGYSRPVPGEAARQFHGFQPDIEWVGEFIRLYTTRYRRWNSPKFLIGESYGTTRSAGLAGYLQERHGMYLNGILLISSILDFQTARFVPGNDLPFALFLPTYAATAWYHKRLPEDLQADLGKTLAEAEAFAENEYTLALMRGSRLQGETRAQIVAKLARLTGLSPDYLEATDLRIQNHRFVKELLRVEGRTTGRLDTRFKGIDRDAAGESFEFDPSLSAITGPYTAMLNDYVRSELEYESDLPYEILTGRVHPWSYETHQNQFLNVAETLRKAMSINPYLKVFVANGFYDLATPYFATRYTFDHLGLDASLRGNISMTYYEAGHMMYIHQPSLAQLKADMAAFVKLAL from the coding sequence ATGACCAACGAAAATAATAATAACCAATCCCAAAATACTCAGCCCCAGGATGAACTTTCGATCACGCAGCACAGCGTGACGATTGATGGGCGCGAACTGCACTATACGGCCACGACTGGCAAGTTAATTCTGAAAGCCGAAGTGGACGAACCCAAAGACGATGACAAGCCTCAAGATATAGAGCAGCCCAAAGCGGCAGTCTTTTTTACGGCATACACCCTCGATGCAGACGAATCTGTCGGCGAGGCCGATCACCGTCGGGCGCGTCCGCTGACCTTCGCCTTCAACGGTGGCCCCGGTTCGTCCTCGGTGTGGCTGCACCTGGGGTTGTTGGGCCCGCGCCGGGTGCAGATGGGCGAAGAAGGTCACATGCTCCAGCCGCCGTTTGATCTGATCGATAATGCCTATTCGCTGCTCGATCAGACCGATCTGGTATTCATTGATCCGGTAACGACGGGCTATAGCCGCCCGGTGCCGGGCGAGGCGGCCAGGCAGTTTCATGGTTTTCAGCCGGATATTGAGTGGGTGGGGGAGTTTATTCGGCTGTATACCACGCGCTACCGGCGCTGGAATTCGCCCAAATTTTTGATCGGTGAGAGTTACGGTACGACGCGCTCGGCAGGTCTGGCGGGCTATTTGCAAGAGCGGCATGGGATGTATTTAAACGGGATTTTACTCATCTCATCGATTTTGGATTTTCAGACGGCGCGCTTTGTGCCGGGGAATGATTTACCCTTTGCGCTGTTCTTGCCGACCTATGCGGCGACGGCCTGGTATCACAAACGCCTGCCCGAAGATTTGCAGGCCGATTTGGGCAAAACCCTGGCCGAGGCGGAAGCCTTTGCTGAGAATGAATACACCTTGGCGTTGATGCGCGGCAGCCGTTTACAAGGCGAGACGCGGGCACAGATTGTGGCGAAGTTGGCGCGCCTGACGGGTCTTAGCCCGGACTATTTAGAAGCGACCGATTTGCGCATTCAGAATCATCGCTTTGTGAAGGAGTTGCTGCGTGTTGAAGGGCGCACCACCGGGCGGTTGGATACGCGCTTCAAAGGCATTGACCGCGACGCGGCGGGTGAAAGTTTTGAGTTTGATCCCAGCCTGAGCGCTATTACCGGGCCGTACACGGCGATGCTGAATGATTATGTGCGCAGCGAACTGGAATATGAAAGCGATCTGCCCTATGAGATTCTGACCGGGCGCGTGCATCCCTGGAGCTACGAGACGCACCAGAATCAATTTTTGAATGTGGCCGAGACGCTGCGTAAGGCCATGTCGATCAATCCGTATTTGAAGGTCTTTGTTGCCAACGGTTTCTACGATCTGGCGACGCCCTATTTTGCCACGCGCTATACCTTCGATCATCTGGGGTTGGATGCCAGCCTGCGCGGGAATATCTCGATGACGTATTATGAAGCCGGGCACATGATGTATATTCACCAGCCATCGTTGGCGCAACTCAAGGCCGATATGGCGGCGTTTGTGAAGTTGGCGCTGTAG
- a CDS encoding SDR family NAD(P)-dependent oxidoreductase, which translates to MNSPVIIITGASRGLGAAAAKIAARLGATVVLNARSVDALEKVAAEIRVAGGQVLALPGDVSQPDVCHQLVSESVARFGRLDAVVNNAGVIRPIAPISTANPDEWQRLFEINLVGPLRLIQAALPHLRESRGRVVNVSSGAAVKVVQGWGAYSASKAALNHFTQTLAAEEPLVTSLALRPGAIDTEMQVTIRADGERGMTPEAHGQFSGLYREQKLLRPEVPGRALATLALHAPPELNGEFVSWDDSRVQALYAGASY; encoded by the coding sequence ATGAACTCTCCCGTAATCATCATCACTGGCGCATCGCGCGGCCTGGGGGCTGCTGCTGCGAAAATCGCTGCCCGCCTTGGGGCAACGGTTGTGCTGAATGCCCGCTCTGTGGATGCGCTTGAAAAGGTAGCTGCCGAAATCCGGGTGGCGGGCGGGCAGGTGTTGGCCTTGCCCGGGGACGTGAGTCAGCCTGACGTGTGCCACCAACTCGTGAGCGAGTCCGTGGCGCGCTTTGGTCGGCTGGACGCTGTGGTCAACAATGCCGGAGTGATCCGCCCGATTGCGCCCATATCCACCGCGAATCCCGATGAATGGCAACGTCTGTTTGAAATTAATCTTGTTGGGCCGCTGCGTCTGATTCAGGCCGCGCTGCCGCATCTACGGGAAAGCCGCGGACGGGTGGTTAATGTCTCCAGCGGGGCGGCGGTAAAAGTGGTGCAGGGTTGGGGGGCGTATAGCGCCTCGAAGGCGGCGCTCAATCATTTTACGCAAACCTTGGCTGCCGAAGAACCGCTGGTGACGAGCCTTGCGTTGCGTCCCGGCGCGATTGATACTGAGATGCAGGTCACTATTCGCGCTGATGGTGAGCGCGGTATGACCCCGGAAGCGCACGGCCAGTTTAGCGGGTTGTACCGAGAACAAAAATTGCTGCGTCCTGAAGTCCCCGGGCGCGCGCTGGCAACTCTGGCCTTGCATGCTCCGCCGGAACTCAACGGCGAGTTTGTCAGTTGGGATGATTCCCGTGTACAGGCTTTGTACGCGGGTGCGTCATACTGA